One window of Paenibacillus sp. FSL K6-3182 genomic DNA carries:
- a CDS encoding chromate transporter: protein MEWINLIIGFFIANVLGYGGGPASIPLMYREIVTNHQWTTPVEFSNILALGNALPGPIATKIAAFVGYDVGGWIGLIVALAATIVPSAVALILLLKVLQKHRQSPVVKGMTLLVQPVVAIMMLLLTWQMAESSIESIGIVQSLIIAAVAFWAMQFRKIHPAIVIVIAFAYGGLVIPHLNVL from the coding sequence GTGGAATGGATTAATTTAATTATCGGATTTTTTATCGCTAATGTGCTTGGCTACGGGGGCGGACCAGCCTCCATTCCGCTTATGTACAGGGAGATTGTAACGAATCATCAGTGGACGACCCCAGTAGAATTCTCAAACATACTGGCGCTTGGCAATGCACTCCCAGGTCCGATTGCGACTAAAATTGCTGCCTTTGTCGGCTACGATGTCGGCGGCTGGATCGGCTTAATTGTCGCATTAGCTGCAACGATTGTTCCATCCGCTGTTGCGCTCATTCTACTTCTTAAGGTGCTGCAGAAGCATCGTCAATCGCCTGTAGTCAAAGGAATGACACTGCTTGTACAGCCTGTAGTTGCCATAATGATGCTGCTTCTTACATGGCAAATGGCTGAAAGCTCTATCGAATCGATTGGAATTGTGCAATCGCTCATTATTGCAGCGGTCGCCTTCTGGGCGATGCAGTTCCGCAAAATCCATCCTGCCATTGTCATCGTTATCGCATTCGCCTATGGCGGTCTTGTTATTCCTCATTTGAACGTATTATAA
- a CDS encoding AraC family transcriptional regulator: MQEEAEASQVFTPEMIDTMARIWTRSIITLIDVRFQNVAPQYPLEQYKMPSSMFIYACGGEAQIQLNETTFGMERFGLVHGGKGSLLSISPKGENVKTFMVFYKAELPLFFNKHLQLLLEQVNPFVQQFGYTPSNPILLLDWFQQMINGWNRGKAMDQLQAKIFLYQLIHGVYRDFESGEIRYLQPDPAGSAKIYLDKHYREPIMFQEIADMFGISGGQLTRLFKKKEGLSLQEYLIQRRIEAACYDLKHTEATIKEIATGSGFADEKNLFRMFKKYYKMTPSDYRKINALSMQVDGIDNDSHLHYNKMELANLVKSYREGESTMFGQVRSKEMILAAAMSLMLLLSACTSGTPANNGGTVNPTPAQTQQTTQSEVSETKASEAVSQTRTISTVKGDVEVPSNPQRVVVDYLVGDVIALGVTPLGVARVARGETEAVFANQITDSIKIAMEPEDVMTLEPDLIILAWGDENYDDLSKIAPTIYVPYGDMTTEERIHFIGDVLNKQQEAKTVLNAYAGKIEEAKLALQNAGLSDVTITMGEFSDKSNYIAGAKHAVGELVYNQLQMQAPSKVQTDIIDTNKYWGDISMEVLAAYVGDYVIAIGDTKVPTDNAVWKSLPALQQNHIVTVGTSLSWSTDIMTSSALIDHIVNQLLKLAK; this comes from the coding sequence ATGCAAGAAGAAGCAGAAGCAAGCCAGGTATTTACACCGGAGATGATCGATACGATGGCCCGCATTTGGACACGCTCGATCATTACATTAATAGATGTGCGCTTTCAGAATGTAGCACCCCAATACCCGTTGGAGCAGTATAAAATGCCTAGCAGCATGTTTATCTATGCATGTGGAGGAGAAGCACAAATTCAACTGAATGAAACCACATTTGGAATGGAACGCTTCGGATTAGTTCACGGCGGGAAGGGGAGCCTGCTCAGTATTTCGCCTAAAGGGGAGAATGTGAAGACCTTTATGGTGTTTTACAAAGCAGAATTGCCTCTTTTTTTCAATAAGCATTTGCAGCTATTACTGGAGCAAGTGAATCCATTTGTTCAACAGTTTGGTTATACGCCAAGTAATCCCATTTTGCTGCTCGATTGGTTTCAACAGATGATAAATGGCTGGAACCGTGGCAAGGCGATGGATCAGCTGCAGGCAAAAATTTTTCTATATCAATTGATTCATGGGGTGTACAGAGATTTTGAGAGTGGTGAGATTCGGTATCTCCAGCCAGATCCAGCCGGTTCTGCCAAGATATATCTTGATAAACATTACAGGGAGCCGATTATGTTTCAAGAGATTGCTGATATGTTTGGGATCAGTGGCGGGCAATTGACGCGGCTGTTCAAAAAGAAGGAAGGGTTGAGCTTACAGGAGTACCTCATTCAGAGAAGGATCGAAGCTGCGTGTTATGACTTGAAGCATACAGAAGCAACCATTAAAGAGATCGCAACAGGATCTGGTTTTGCAGATGAGAAAAACCTGTTTCGGATGTTTAAGAAATATTACAAGATGACGCCAAGTGATTATCGGAAAATAAACGCACTATCCATGCAGGTTGATGGTATTGATAATGATTCTCATCTTCATTACAATAAGATGGAACTAGCGAATCTAGTCAAGTCTTATAGAGAAGGGGAATCAACCATGTTTGGACAAGTAAGAAGTAAAGAAATGATTTTGGCGGCCGCGATGAGCTTAATGCTGTTGTTATCGGCATGTACATCGGGGACGCCAGCAAATAACGGAGGAACGGTGAACCCTACGCCTGCACAGACACAACAAACGACACAATCGGAAGTCTCGGAGACGAAAGCTTCAGAAGCAGTCTCTCAGACCAGAACGATATCAACAGTAAAGGGTGATGTTGAGGTGCCTAGCAACCCTCAGCGTGTTGTAGTTGATTATTTGGTTGGTGATGTAATTGCCCTAGGTGTAACTCCTCTAGGTGTGGCGAGAGTGGCAAGGGGCGAGACAGAGGCTGTTTTTGCTAATCAGATTACAGACTCCATTAAAATAGCTATGGAGCCGGAAGATGTCATGACTCTTGAGCCGGATCTGATCATTTTAGCATGGGGCGATGAAAACTATGATGATTTATCGAAAATTGCCCCGACAATTTATGTCCCTTATGGTGATATGACTACAGAAGAGCGGATACATTTTATTGGCGATGTTTTGAACAAGCAGCAAGAGGCTAAGACTGTTTTGAATGCTTATGCCGGAAAAATTGAAGAAGCGAAGCTAGCCCTTCAGAATGCAGGTCTTTCAGACGTGACGATTACGATGGGGGAATTCAGTGATAAAAGTAACTACATCGCTGGAGCCAAGCATGCGGTTGGCGAGCTTGTTTATAATCAACTTCAAATGCAGGCACCGTCAAAAGTTCAAACTGATATTATTGACACAAATAAATATTGGGGAGATATCTCTATGGAGGTCTTGGCCGCTTATGTAGGAGATTATGTGATCGCCATAGGAGATACGAAAGTTCCTACTGATAATGCGGTTTGGAAATCACTGCCTGCTTTGCAACAGAATCATATCGTAACGGTGGGTACATCGCTATCTTGGTCCACGGATATAATGACTTCCAGTGCATTGATTGATCATATTGTAAATCAATTGCTGAAATTAGCTAAATAA
- a CDS encoding ABC transporter substrate-binding protein, which produces MQARDYSIIKSFKKGALVLLVFILSISLLTACGSQGETEVTNQETAVPNETAASEEAETTASTRVVTDELDHEITIPTKPLKVFAPYMEDSMIVLGVKPVAQWADGKNGQLYLQDQLADVPKVNFVGGLPPAPEVVMDFEPDLIILHTAFYAENGVYEKYSKIAPTYVFKNAAGDLVSSVTKLGDLLGKGAEAEQALKDYEKKKEEAKAKLAPVAEGKKAALINFNGKGMYMIGGNYFGGYVLSHELGLGKSKLVETKNSMDVSLEIIPDIDADFIFTMNNKGTGTANMKELTDNAIWKNTPYAKAGHVYEVDDTYWTGSGLIAYGKIINDVVTLLAP; this is translated from the coding sequence ATGCAGGCCAGAGACTATTCAATCATTAAATCGTTCAAAAAGGGCGCACTAGTGCTGCTCGTATTCATACTGAGCATCAGCCTTCTAACCGCATGCGGCTCGCAGGGTGAAACGGAAGTGACCAATCAAGAAACAGCAGTCCCGAACGAAACCGCAGCATCTGAAGAAGCGGAGACAACAGCTTCAACTCGGGTAGTGACGGATGAGTTGGATCATGAAATCACGATTCCGACTAAGCCGCTTAAGGTATTCGCTCCGTATATGGAGGATTCCATGATTGTCTTAGGCGTTAAGCCGGTGGCGCAATGGGCAGATGGGAAAAATGGGCAGTTATATTTGCAGGATCAACTGGCAGATGTGCCTAAAGTTAACTTTGTTGGCGGGCTTCCGCCCGCACCAGAGGTAGTCATGGACTTTGAGCCGGATTTAATTATTTTGCATACAGCCTTCTATGCTGAAAATGGCGTTTATGAGAAGTACTCCAAAATTGCGCCGACATATGTATTTAAAAATGCAGCAGGTGATCTGGTAAGCTCAGTCACAAAGCTTGGCGATTTGCTGGGCAAAGGAGCAGAGGCAGAACAGGCGCTGAAGGATTATGAGAAGAAGAAAGAGGAAGCGAAGGCAAAGCTTGCGCCTGTGGCGGAAGGCAAGAAGGCGGCACTTATCAATTTTAATGGAAAAGGCATGTATATGATTGGCGGCAACTATTTTGGAGGATACGTTCTATCGCATGAATTGGGTCTTGGAAAGAGCAAGCTGGTAGAAACGAAAAACAGTATGGATGTTTCACTTGAAATTATACCGGACATAGATGCCGATTTTATTTTTACAATGAACAACAAAGGTACGGGAACTGCAAATATGAAGGAGCTCACCGACAACGCGATCTGGAAGAACACGCCATACGCCAAAGCTGGCCATGTCTATGAGGTTGACGATACTTATTGGACAGGAAGCGGACTGATTGCTTATGGAAAAATCATTAATGATGTTGTAACGCTGCTTGCACCATGA
- a CDS encoding DUF5673 domain-containing protein yields the protein MHIDFLFTLLLNILSCLILIWSFYNEHKQFRIFKKSKKNVQVYNPSFLIPDKKFTLTVLSYVAIVTTLWILLIFGLTDIVYKHWFAYVFPIMLTTIFSGGKINYSIGEDGVYHAKTVIPWEDVVYYQLTETDPFHTKFSLDIHTKHQVFRGVVHADSKKKLLVLLRNVPTSGNVDQIPTE from the coding sequence TTGCATATCGATTTTTTGTTTACATTACTATTGAACATCCTCAGCTGCTTGATCCTCATTTGGTCCTTCTACAATGAGCATAAACAATTTCGGATATTTAAAAAATCCAAAAAAAATGTTCAAGTTTATAATCCATCTTTCCTTATTCCCGACAAAAAATTTACGCTCACGGTGCTATCATATGTAGCTATCGTTACGACCTTATGGATACTGCTTATCTTTGGTTTAACGGATATCGTTTATAAGCACTGGTTTGCGTATGTTTTTCCCATTATGCTCACCACTATATTCTCTGGCGGTAAAATCAATTATTCAATTGGTGAAGATGGCGTGTACCATGCAAAAACAGTCATCCCTTGGGAGGATGTTGTTTATTATCAATTGACGGAAACAGATCCTTTCCATACAAAATTTTCACTCGACATCCATACAAAACATCAGGTTTTTCGCGGAGTAGTTCATGCTGATTCCAAAAAAAAATTACTTGTGCTGCTTCGAAATGTTCCGACTTCAGGTAATGTAGATCAAATCCCAACTGAATAG
- a CDS encoding AraC family transcriptional regulator, with product MMDSDNSLLEEERVRSPRVDLLNIRSFMEEHYHEPLSVDQLAKLANISPKYFVDLFKKTYGQSAIDYLTNLRINRAKRYLTESDLRLREIALKVGYSDEFYFSRKFKKEVGVSPSAFIKNPRRRIAAYSPAIMGQLLALNLIPAAAPLDSKWTPYYYNVYQNEIKLHMSYGEEKSGTELNKLITARPDAIVAGDALLEEEKQKLAGIAPTLFVPAKQTSWQEQLHQIALFIGRDRQAEAWIEDYNRKAAFAKQKMKEAVGKEAFAVIRINGNGLHMYCNRAIHDVLYEDLRLNPAYKGEKLYNKEISLKQLEEINPDHLLLLVCPERASRTYWLTLQHQAEWRKLKAVEKGSSYLIPSDPWCEYSAFAVNRMLDEMLLLFTGYCPNPYADKVHGSTRAHEI from the coding sequence ATGATGGACTCAGATAACAGTCTTCTAGAGGAGGAGCGCGTTCGGTCGCCGCGGGTAGATTTGTTGAATATCCGAAGCTTTATGGAGGAGCATTACCATGAGCCTTTATCTGTTGACCAACTGGCTAAACTGGCAAACATCAGTCCAAAATATTTTGTAGACTTGTTCAAAAAAACATACGGTCAGAGCGCAATCGATTATTTAACGAATCTTCGCATCAATCGTGCCAAAAGATACTTGACCGAGTCGGATTTGCGGCTGCGGGAAATTGCATTGAAGGTAGGCTATAGCGATGAGTTTTATTTTAGCCGGAAGTTTAAGAAAGAGGTTGGCGTCTCTCCCTCTGCTTTTATAAAAAATCCTAGGCGGCGCATCGCGGCTTATTCGCCTGCTATCATGGGGCAATTGCTAGCGCTGAATTTGATACCTGCGGCTGCTCCGCTTGATTCAAAGTGGACGCCATATTACTACAATGTCTATCAAAACGAGATTAAGCTGCATATGAGCTATGGCGAGGAGAAAAGCGGGACAGAATTAAATAAGTTAATAACAGCCAGACCGGATGCCATTGTTGCAGGAGATGCTTTGCTGGAAGAGGAGAAGCAGAAGCTTGCTGGCATTGCCCCGACGTTATTTGTGCCTGCAAAACAGACAAGCTGGCAAGAACAGCTTCATCAAATAGCATTATTTATTGGGCGAGACCGTCAAGCCGAAGCATGGATAGAAGACTATAATCGGAAAGCAGCTTTTGCTAAACAGAAAATGAAAGAAGCAGTTGGCAAAGAAGCTTTTGCCGTAATTCGCATTAATGGCAATGGCCTTCATATGTACTGCAACAGGGCAATTCATGATGTGCTATATGAGGATTTGAGACTGAATCCCGCTTATAAGGGAGAGAAGCTCTACAATAAAGAAATATCCTTGAAGCAGCTTGAAGAGATTAATCCGGATCACTTGCTGTTATTGGTCTGTCCTGAGAGGGCTTCACGCACGTATTGGCTAACACTTCAACATCAAGCGGAATGGCGCAAGCTGAAAGCGGTAGAGAAAGGCAGCAGTTATCTAATTCCTTCGGATCCATGGTGTGAATACTCTGCTTTTGCCGTTAACCGAATGTTGGATGAGATGCTGCTTCTATTCACAGGATATTGTCCAAACCCATATGCGGATAAAGTCCATGGAAGCACCCGTGCGCATGAAATATAA
- a CDS encoding iron ABC transporter permease codes for MIKQRYTVQRGILVNVVIMMLILMFAVISINSGKMNLSPLEVLNVLLGNGTDKQNLIVFDFRLPRILLSILVGLGMGAAGVVMQSLLRNDMASPGTLGISSGSGLFVLFFVVFIASTGKSAFIALPLLAFVGGLLAAGLIFLLSYRRGRDISPIGLILTGVALGSGYGALTTFLTLKLDDSQMNFMLHWLAGSLWGDDWGYITILAPWVLILIGYIFYKARMLNTLHLGNQMAQGLGLAVKRQFLGLSIAAVALSSGSVAVGGSFFFVGLIAPHMARKLVGPDHKLLVPAASLTGGLVVVLADTITRTVSLGGDVPTGIVITVISVPYFLYLLSKAN; via the coding sequence ATGATTAAGCAGCGTTATACGGTGCAGCGGGGCATCCTCGTCAATGTAGTGATTATGATGCTCATCCTTATGTTTGCGGTCATTAGCATCAATTCTGGCAAAATGAATCTCTCACCGCTAGAAGTGCTGAACGTTCTCCTCGGAAACGGTACCGACAAGCAAAATTTAATTGTGTTTGATTTTCGCTTGCCACGAATCTTACTGTCGATTTTGGTGGGTCTGGGGATGGGAGCGGCTGGGGTCGTAATGCAGAGTCTGCTGCGCAATGACATGGCTAGTCCAGGGACACTTGGGATTAGTTCGGGATCGGGTTTGTTTGTCCTGTTCTTTGTCGTATTTATTGCATCGACAGGAAAGAGCGCCTTTATTGCCTTGCCATTGCTGGCGTTTGTTGGCGGACTGTTGGCGGCAGGATTGATCTTTTTATTATCGTATCGCCGTGGGCGAGACATCTCGCCTATCGGTTTGATTTTAACCGGTGTCGCGCTCGGAAGCGGGTATGGGGCGCTGACCACCTTCCTGACGCTCAAGCTGGATGACTCGCAGATGAACTTTATGCTGCACTGGCTGGCGGGAAGCTTGTGGGGCGATGATTGGGGCTATATTACCATACTAGCACCATGGGTCTTGATTTTAATCGGCTATATTTTCTATAAGGCTCGCATGCTGAATACCCTCCATCTGGGCAATCAGATGGCACAAGGGCTTGGTCTTGCCGTGAAGCGGCAGTTTTTGGGGTTGTCGATCGCTGCTGTTGCTTTATCCTCTGGCAGTGTGGCCGTGGGTGGAAGCTTCTTCTTCGTTGGGTTGATCGCACCGCATATGGCAAGAAAACTGGTTGGGCCCGATCACAAATTGCTCGTTCCTGCTGCCAGTCTGACCGGGGGATTAGTCGTAGTCCTGGCTGACACGATTACGCGCACGGTTAGCCTTGGGGGAGATGTGCCGACGGGAATCGTTATTACGGTCATCAGCGTTCCTTACTTTCTTTATTTACTATCGAAGGCTAATTAG
- a CDS encoding VanW family protein, with protein MRPIKRSQLRIYFGKKYYRFKRYLDWYFGEKKFAKHRPNHDLLPYQVFEHRTPLLRKLRDVDMWLQHNKITNLAIASKKINGLVIKPGETFSYWRLIGNPAKRDGYVDGMILHYGKVTTGIGGGLCQLSNLIYWMTLHSPLTITERYRHSYDVFPDSNRNQPFGSGATCSYNYLDLQIKNETNHTYQLCLSLTDTHLVGEWRAEIPRIKTYEVYEKEHWITHEFWGGYVRHNKIYRKVYNTEKLLLEDEFITENHAIMMYEPLLGDAAYSINSNG; from the coding sequence TTGCGACCTATAAAGAGAAGTCAGTTAAGGATTTATTTTGGGAAAAAGTATTATCGATTTAAGCGTTATCTCGATTGGTATTTTGGGGAGAAAAAGTTTGCGAAACATCGCCCCAACCATGATCTTCTGCCTTATCAGGTTTTTGAACATCGCACACCACTGCTTCGTAAGCTGCGGGATGTGGATATGTGGCTGCAGCATAATAAAATTACAAACCTTGCAATTGCCTCGAAAAAAATAAACGGCTTAGTGATCAAACCGGGTGAAACCTTCTCGTACTGGCGATTGATTGGGAACCCTGCAAAAAGAGATGGTTATGTAGATGGCATGATTCTGCACTATGGGAAGGTGACTACAGGGATAGGCGGCGGGTTATGCCAATTGTCAAATTTAATTTATTGGATGACCTTGCATTCTCCTCTGACGATTACGGAGAGGTACCGACACAGCTACGATGTTTTTCCGGATTCTAATCGAAACCAGCCTTTTGGCAGCGGGGCAACCTGTTCCTACAATTATTTGGATTTGCAGATTAAGAATGAAACGAATCATACCTATCAACTGTGTTTGAGTCTAACGGATACACATTTAGTTGGGGAATGGCGAGCTGAAATACCTCGAATCAAAACATACGAAGTATATGAAAAAGAACACTGGATCACTCATGAGTTTTGGGGCGGTTATGTCCGGCATAATAAAATATATAGAAAAGTGTATAACACAGAGAAATTGTTATTAGAAGATGAGTTTATTACAGAGAATCATGCAATTATGATGTACGAACCACTACTGGGTGATGCAGCGTATTCTATTAACAGTAACGGATAA
- a CDS encoding alpha/beta hydrolase-fold protein: MSHNNMSSHYVEGRFEQVIYSDHKQLEYRIMIAIPSEPPPAEGYPVIYALDGDAVFATFAEAARLQTRKPHGYDPVVIVGIGYPSREPFEMSRRCYDFTMPAEVQNLPARPNGQEWPEHGGADAFLQFVETELRPAIEQQYPINTTRQSLFGHSLGGLLVLHALFTRPQAFQNYAAGSPSIWWNHHAVLEEAEAFEKSFIKEGNLPRLMLTIGADELPAMVKDAEQLAERLLPLAAKGFYSEMVKFCDESHVSVLPAAISRVLRFALSSNPKE, translated from the coding sequence ATGAGTCATAACAACATGAGCAGCCACTATGTCGAAGGCCGTTTTGAGCAAGTCATTTACTCAGATCATAAGCAGTTGGAATATCGAATAATGATAGCCATTCCGAGCGAGCCGCCTCCAGCAGAGGGATATCCGGTCATATATGCTCTCGATGGGGATGCTGTATTCGCTACCTTTGCGGAGGCAGCTCGTCTTCAAACACGAAAGCCGCATGGTTATGATCCTGTAGTTATAGTGGGCATTGGTTACCCTTCAAGGGAACCCTTTGAGATGAGCAGGCGATGTTATGATTTCACTATGCCAGCAGAGGTTCAGAACCTGCCTGCTCGCCCGAATGGGCAGGAGTGGCCAGAGCATGGGGGCGCTGACGCGTTCCTCCAATTTGTTGAGACGGAGCTGCGCCCAGCAATTGAGCAACAATATCCGATTAATACGACAAGACAGAGCCTGTTTGGGCACTCGCTCGGGGGTTTGCTAGTCCTTCATGCCTTATTTACAAGGCCTCAAGCATTTCAAAACTATGCAGCGGGGAGTCCTTCTATTTGGTGGAACCATCATGCTGTGCTGGAGGAAGCCGAAGCTTTTGAGAAAAGTTTCATAAAAGAGGGCAATCTACCGAGGCTGATGCTGACTATTGGTGCAGACGAGCTTCCGGCTATGGTGAAGGATGCAGAACAGCTTGCTGAGCGGCTGCTGCCCCTTGCGGCAAAAGGCTTTTATTCTGAAATGGTAAAATTTTGTGATGAGAGTCATGTCAGTGTGCTGCCAGCGGCGATAAGCAGAGTATTGAGGTTTGCGTTATCGAGCAATCCTAAGGAATAA
- a CDS encoding iron ABC transporter permease — protein MLVGLGLTVLMSAASISFGAADMRLATAWEAIFRFDPTLTEHQIIQTLRLPRTAADLIVGCSLAVCGAIMQGTTRNPLADSGLMGISSGAAFAIALCLAFLPGYSYGLMMLFACLGAALATGMTYFFASLGKRGMTPQRLVLAGLSISMLFGALSQYLAINYNLGRALAFWTAGSTVGTKWGELLIISPLFVGGVLLALALSPSVTLLSLGDDVASGLGIRSGLVKGLSTIIVLVLTGLAVVMVGPVGFVGLITPHIVRYMVGVDYRYIIPAAALYGALLTVSADLVGRLINKPFETPIGIIFSIIGVPYFLFLARRQRRELE, from the coding sequence ATGTTGGTAGGGCTTGGATTAACGGTTCTCATGTCGGCGGCATCGATTAGCTTCGGTGCCGCCGACATGAGGTTAGCGACTGCATGGGAGGCTATTTTCCGATTTGATCCAACTCTCACTGAGCATCAAATTATTCAAACCCTACGACTTCCCCGTACCGCAGCCGATCTGATCGTCGGATGCAGCCTTGCGGTATGCGGGGCTATTATGCAGGGGACGACACGCAATCCGCTGGCCGACTCCGGACTGATGGGAATCAGCTCTGGGGCAGCATTCGCGATTGCGCTTTGCCTGGCCTTTCTGCCGGGTTATTCGTATGGGCTGATGATGCTGTTTGCTTGTCTGGGTGCAGCGCTTGCGACCGGGATGACTTACTTCTTCGCGTCACTGGGCAAGCGCGGGATGACGCCTCAGCGGTTAGTTCTGGCAGGACTTTCCATATCTATGCTGTTTGGTGCACTCAGTCAGTATTTAGCGATTAATTATAACCTTGGTCGAGCATTAGCGTTCTGGACGGCAGGCAGTACAGTGGGGACTAAGTGGGGGGAATTGCTAATTATCTCACCGCTATTTGTTGGTGGCGTATTGCTGGCGCTGGCGCTGTCTCCATCCGTTACACTGCTCAGTTTGGGGGATGATGTGGCAAGTGGACTCGGTATTCGCAGCGGACTGGTCAAGGGTCTATCGACGATTATTGTGCTCGTGCTGACTGGATTGGCAGTTGTCATGGTTGGACCGGTCGGTTTTGTTGGTCTGATTACTCCGCATATTGTGCGATACATGGTCGGTGTCGACTATCGGTATATTATTCCTGCTGCTGCGCTATATGGTGCGTTGCTGACCGTATCGGCCGATCTGGTTGGCCGATTGATTAATAAGCCGTTTGAAACACCGATTGGCATTATATTTTCTATTATTGGTGTGCCGTACTTTCTCTTCCTGGCTCGCAGGCAAAGGAGGGAACTTGAATGA
- a CDS encoding ABC transporter ATP-binding protein, translating into MKIAWRVLLGARKYWLQLGIGFAVVLMATIAGFYLPWALRSLTQLAMEGSSQFASEALTIGLLLLGATCLQAIGTSLAGYMNHYAALHYVADLRTRLYSKYQQMSLRYFHRSRTGDLTGRVVNDAMEAEIFIAHAIPEFIINVLIFIGVGILLLTINVKLALISLITIPLLLAITIWQSKRLSPLWGENSKARGEIAGKVQENLSGMKEIQIFNRQEEERGNVSRLAIKNTKAYLRASLFYETSVPLLAFVTALGTVFVVILGGRLMATGEVSIADIIGFIAYLGMFYQPVKSFSGLVEMGGRAAAGLKRVYDVLEEEEDIQEKRNAVRLPRVQGQISFQDVSFAYQDGAPVLERLNLTIEPGKTVALVGTTGVGKSTLASLVNRFYDPKAGLIRVDGIDIRDVTLPSLRDNISMVLQDTFLFDGSVYDNIAYGWKDATQKDVINAAKAAKAHDFIAQMEQGYNTVIGERGVRLSGGQKQRLSIARAILRDAPILILDEATSALDTKTEQEIQQALDDISKNRTTLVIAHRLSTIRHADQIVVLEGTEIAELGTHEELLRSGGIYARLYAAQAS; encoded by the coding sequence ATGAAAATCGCATGGCGTGTCCTGCTGGGCGCCCGGAAATACTGGTTACAGTTAGGCATTGGATTTGCCGTTGTCTTAATGGCTACAATCGCAGGGTTTTATTTGCCCTGGGCGCTCCGCTCGTTGACACAATTGGCGATGGAAGGCAGCAGTCAGTTTGCCTCAGAAGCGCTGACGATTGGTCTGTTGCTGCTTGGAGCCACCTGTCTGCAAGCCATTGGAACATCACTGGCAGGTTATATGAATCATTATGCCGCACTTCATTATGTGGCGGATTTAAGAACAAGATTGTATAGCAAATATCAGCAGATGAGCTTGCGCTATTTCCATCGAAGCCGGACGGGTGACTTAACCGGGCGCGTTGTTAATGATGCGATGGAAGCGGAAATTTTCATTGCCCATGCCATTCCTGAATTTATAATCAACGTACTGATTTTTATCGGAGTAGGCATCCTGCTCTTGACGATCAATGTGAAGCTGGCACTGATTAGTCTAATTACGATTCCGTTGCTGCTTGCGATCACGATATGGCAAAGCAAGCGCTTGTCGCCATTGTGGGGAGAGAATTCCAAGGCGCGGGGAGAAATTGCTGGCAAGGTGCAGGAAAACTTGTCGGGCATGAAGGAAATTCAAATTTTCAATCGTCAGGAGGAGGAGCGGGGCAACGTTTCTCGTCTGGCTATAAAAAATACGAAGGCCTATTTGCGCGCCAGTCTGTTCTACGAAACCTCAGTACCGTTGTTGGCATTTGTGACCGCGCTGGGTACCGTGTTTGTTGTGATACTGGGCGGCAGATTGATGGCAACAGGCGAGGTAAGCATTGCTGATATCATCGGATTCATCGCCTACCTGGGTATGTTTTATCAACCGGTAAAGTCCTTTTCCGGCTTGGTAGAAATGGGAGGGCGAGCCGCCGCTGGCCTTAAACGGGTATATGATGTGCTGGAAGAAGAGGAAGACATACAGGAGAAGCGAAACGCAGTTCGTTTGCCGCGTGTACAAGGACAAATCTCCTTTCAAGATGTCTCATTCGCTTATCAAGATGGTGCGCCTGTACTAGAGAGGCTGAACCTCACCATTGAACCCGGGAAGACCGTGGCGCTTGTAGGCACAACCGGCGTAGGAAAATCGACATTGGCCAGTCTCGTTAACCGTTTCTATGATCCGAAGGCCGGTTTGATTCGAGTAGATGGCATCGATATTCGCGATGTGACGCTCCCCAGCCTACGAGACAATATCTCAATGGTGCTGCAGGATACCTTCTTGTTTGATGGCTCGGTGTATGACAATATCGCTTATGGCTGGAAGGATGCGACCCAGAAGGATGTGATTAATGCAGCGAAAGCGGCTAAAGCGCATGATTTTATAGCACAGATGGAGCAAGGCTACAATACGGTCATTGGTGAACGCGGTGTGCGTCTCTCCGGAGGGCAGAAACAACGGCTCTCGATAGCACGGGCGATTCTACGCGATGCACCGATCCTCATTCTGGATGAAGCGACATCGGCGCTTGATACCAAGACCGAGCAAGAGATCCAGCAGGCGCTTGACGACATATCCAAGAATCGCACAACACTTGTGATTGCCCATCGGCTATCGACGATCCGTCATGCCGACCAGATCGTTGTGCTGGAGGGCACAGAGATTGCCGAATTGGGCACGCATGAGGAACTGCTGCGAAGCGGCGGCATTTATGCACGATTGTATGCAGCGCAAGCCTCTTGA